CTGACGATAGTGACCTTAGGGAAGGCAGGGCATTGACACTTATCATCGGCAGCTTCTTTTACATCGGAGAAGCCGAGGGAATAAGTAAAAACGCAATGTCGCTTTACCTTTCGGTTAAACGTAAATGTTCCGATGTTAAATTCCTTGCTCCAATAATAGAAGCAAGCGAATGGAACCGAAGGGGACGTGTCTATTTAAAATGCACTTGGAATTGGATGAGATATCTGAAGAAACTCTCATCAACCGATTTACTCCATCTACACTTTTCAATTCCCTCGTCGGTATTCTTTTTAAAGTATTTAAATCAAAAAACTAAGAAAATCGTTATACAATTATGGAATCCTTACTTTGTTGGCGAATACAGCTCAGCGCTTCATATGTTAGCAAATTCAAAATTCATGACAAAACGGATGCTAACTGGAATAAATTATCCAATTGTGGTTTCATCTCAGTTCATGATGAAGCAGATGCAAGATCTCGGGTTAAGAAATAATATCTATTTGCTCCCAGCTGGAGTTGACACTAAGACGTTTTGCCCTCCCTCTAAGGGAAACGTAGCTCGAGATAAAATTAGGTTGTTATACTATGGACACTTGACCCCCAATAAAGGGGTTAAAAATCTTATAGGCGCAATCCCGAGAATTATACAAGAGTTTAAAGACCTAGAATTACATATTTATTGGTCAGGTTATGGAAACCGAGAGGAAATTGACGGGTTAATTAAAAAATTAAATCTTCAAAATTATGTAACTGTATGGAAAGAAAAAACAAACGTGCCAAGTCTCCTCCGCACGGCAGATATAGGCATCCTTCCCCTAGTTTCTCCAGTCGGAACAGCAAGCCCTCCCGTATCCCTTCTTGAAATGATGGCTTCTAAAATCCCAGTTGTCGCGACCAATGTAGGCGGAATCTCGGAGATACTTCAAGACGGAGTGAACGGCATTCTTTGCGAACCTAATGAAGAAAGCTTGGCAAAGGGTATTATCCGTCTTATTCAGGACAGGAGGCTTCGGGAAAAAATCGGAGAAGAAGCGAGAAAGTTAATGGTTGAAAACTTCGACTGGGAAGTAGTGGCAGATCGATATCTAGACTTTTACGAGGACATCGCCAATGCCTAAAGATCCGATCAACTACTATCGTCAAGAAGACGTCATACAGCAATACGAGAAAAAATTCACCTCCCCCGGTGGAAGCCTCGTCAACCAGATCGAAATTGAAACAATTGCATCCCTTTTGAACGGACAAACTGGTTTATGCCTTGATATCGGCGTAGGAACAGGTCGGATGGTTCCGCCACTTTCATCTCAAGGATTAAAGGTTATTGGATTAGATATTTCCAAGGGAATGCTACGAATTGCAAAGAGTAAAGGAATACCAGTAGTTTATGGAGATGCGAGACGTATTCCATTTAAAGACGAGACCTTCGACGTAGCTATCGCTTCCCGAGTCTTAATTCATTTAAGCGACCCAGCGTGCTATCGTGAGGCGAGTAGGGTGTTGCGAAAAAGCGGAACATTTGTTTTTGACACATTGAACAAAAAGAGTCTGCGATGGTTGTACGCATTTCTATCAAACCGAATCGTTTCCCACAATTTAGAAAGTGAAGCCAAGACATTACAAAAATTGGCCGAAGCAGGGTTTTCGTTCGAAAAGAAGATCTACCGTTTCTTTTTACCCCAACTCTTCTACAGTAAAAGTGGCGGAATGGTCTTAGAGATGGTTAATAAAATTGATAAGTTCATTTTAAGATCTAGATTAAAATACCTTGCCGGATCGATTTTCTGGAAAGCTAAAAAATCTCGTGGAAATTCTCGCATAACCGCTCATATTTGGAATATTATAAATGCGGTTAGACTTCCATAGGTGAAGCTGAGGGAAATCCTCCTATGTCCTTTGAAAAACTCAAACGATACAAGTTAAAATTTCGATATATCTTATATGGATTAATAATCGTATCTCCAATACCCTCTATCGTTACGGATACCTTCGAAGCGGCATGGGAGAATTTGAATTGGCGAATTGGGCAGTTCGCCCCATGGTATTTTTGCATCCTGTGGGCATTAATAATCGCCCTTCACCTTCCATATCCGAAATACCCGAGAAACGGGACTAAAGTAAACCCCTATTTTCTATGCTTTATCTTCGGGACAATGATCAACGTCTTCGATGACGTTCTCGCCTTAACGGTGGGGCTACCATTTAGACATCATTCCCTATTTCACTCCTTCACCGGAGTTGCGCTAAACTTTGCATTTTTCTATCTCGTTTTTAATCGAGATTATGCTATTTACTCGGCAGCCGGGGAACTATGGCATATCTTATTTAACTGGTTATCGGGCGATGCCCCCCTTTTCTTTCCGTTTACAAGTCAGATCTTTGGATTACGCTTTATATCAAGTGCAGCAGGGTGGTACGCGGGCTGTTTAGAGTACTATTATGGACTTGGATTCGCTATTGTAACATTCATCTTTTACATGAAAGACATTTCTTGGAAGAGCCGCGAGCCAACAGTAAAGGTATTTATGCAAAAAATTCGCGCCTCACGTTCGCGAAAAAGTGTGTGCCCAATGTGTAATATATAGGAGGTAAAATGCACGAATCTGCACAGCGCACTAACTAGAAGAAGAGAATCGTTTCCTCTTTTACTCTTGATGGCTTCTATCGCCCTTTACAATGCCGTTTTCATCCTCATAATTGCCATCGACTATGGAATAGAAAGAATTTGGTACTTTGGCTCTCTAATTTTTCTAGCCGAATACATTACTCGACCAGTTCTTCGAAGCTTATTCATCGCTGGTGAATTTGTCGTCCTCTATCTTTGCCTATTAAAACGTGAGCAGTTTGCACTCGGAATAAAAAATAGACATTTGTTAATATTCATGACAGTTAATCTCATTCTTCGATTCGTTATGGTCTTCCCTGCTTACCACCGTGACCTCATTATTTACTCTTACTCAGGACAAGCTCTTGCTAATGGGCAGAATCCATATCTAGAAATTCTTACAGTTCAAAGATGGAA
Above is a window of Candidatus Bathyarchaeota archaeon DNA encoding:
- a CDS encoding glycosyltransferase family 4 protein, translating into MTLIIGSFFYIGEAEGISKNAMSLYLSVKRKCSDVKFLAPIIEASEWNRRGRVYLKCTWNWMRYLKKLSSTDLLHLHFSIPSSVFFLKYLNQKTKKIVIQLWNPYFVGEYSSALHMLANSKFMTKRMLTGINYPIVVSSQFMMKQMQDLGLRNNIYLLPAGVDTKTFCPPSKGNVARDKIRLLYYGHLTPNKGVKNLIGAIPRIIQEFKDLELHIYWSGYGNREEIDGLIKKLNLQNYVTVWKEKTNVPSLLRTADIGILPLVSPVGTASPPVSLLEMMASKIPVVATNVGGISEILQDGVNGILCEPNEESLAKGIIRLIQDRRLREKIGEEARKLMVENFDWEVVADRYLDFYEDIANA
- a CDS encoding methyltransferase domain-containing protein, with the protein product MPKDPINYYRQEDVIQQYEKKFTSPGGSLVNQIEIETIASLLNGQTGLCLDIGVGTGRMVPPLSSQGLKVIGLDISKGMLRIAKSKGIPVVYGDARRIPFKDETFDVAIASRVLIHLSDPACYREASRVLRKSGTFVFDTLNKKSLRWLYAFLSNRIVSHNLESEAKTLQKLAEAGFSFEKKIYRFFLPQLFYSKSGGMVLEMVNKIDKFILRSRLKYLAGSIFWKAKKSRGNSRITAHIWNIINAVRLP